Proteins from a genomic interval of Oxyura jamaicensis isolate SHBP4307 breed ruddy duck chromosome 10, BPBGC_Ojam_1.0, whole genome shotgun sequence:
- the LOC118172104 gene encoding lamin-L(III)-like isoform X3 has protein sequence MATALSSTPAGGSRSAGRGAASTPLSPTRLTRLQEKEELQQLNDRLAAYIERMRALEADQSALRQRLAEQEASSGRELGCLRLHYEAELADARRALDDIAIERATLQVELGKIGEEHRQLHSRNSKKEADLNLAQARMRDLDAQLNAKEADLATALNQNRSLENDLRELKDQVVTLKLSLEDAKKHLHNEMLRRVDLENHMKSIQEQMTFQKHLHEDELKETKRLHESRMSEIESGHQREFESKLSDALQGLRKQQEEQIQGYKEELERTFRAKVENAQLSAARNSDLANAAREELMETKLRVDTLTSQVNQYQSQNSALENKIRELQEALDYDRDLHRRRMVEKEEEIAQAQQQVQAQLEEYEHLLDVKLALDLEINAYRKMLEGEEQRLKLSPSPSSRSTATQATSQERRFLHGKKRKMKAKKREHSPGFKTVQHASSAGNISIEEIDADGKFVRLKNNSNEDQPLHGWVLRRHLESVSDVTYKFPSRFTLQAGQVVTIWGAAAGVSPGPSDLVWKSQKSWGSGYNIGVTLVTDEGEQNEDPSCSIM, from the exons ATGGCCACGGCTCTGTCCTCTACACCGGCCGGAGGGAGCCGCTCCgccggccgcggggctgccTCCACTCCGCTGAGCCCGACGAGGCTCACCCggctgcaggagaaggaggagctgcagcagctcaatGACCGCCTGGCCGCCTACATCGAGCGGATGCGGGCGCTGGAGGCCGACCAGTCGGCGCTGCGGCAGAGGCTGGCCGAGCAGGAGGCTAGCAGCGGTCgggagctgggctgcctgcGGCTCCACTACGAGGCAGAGCTGGCCGATGCCCGCCGGGCGCTGGACGATATCGCCATCGAGCGGGCCACGCTGCAGGTGGAGCTGGGCAAGATCGGCGAGGAGCACCGGCAGCTGCACAGCAG GAATTCAAAAAAAGAAGCTGACTTAAACCTGGCACAGGCTCGTATGAGAGACCTTGATGCTCAGCTGAATGCAAAGGAAGCTGATTTAGCAACAGCTTTGAATCAGAACCGAAGTTTGGAAAATGACCTTCGTGAATTAAAGGATCAAGTAGTCACT CTGAAGCTGTCACTGGAAGATGCCAAAAAGCATCTTCACAATGAAATGTTGAGAAGGGTGGACCTGGAAAATCACATGAAATCAATACAGGAACAAATGACATTCCAGAAGCACCTTCATGAAGAT GAACTCAAGGAGACAAAAAGACTCCATGAAAGCAGGATGTCAGAAATAGAGTCTGGCCATCAGAGAGAATTTGAAAGTAAGCTCTCAGATGCTCTGCAGGGgctcagaaaacagcaagaagaacAAATTCAAGGATACAAAGAAGAGCTGGAGCGAACATTCCGTGCAAAA GTGGAGAACgcccagctttctgcagcaagaaATAGTGACCTTGCCAATGCTGCTCGGGAGGAGCTAATGGAAACAAAGCTGAGAGTTGATACTCTGACATCTCAAGTTAATCAATATCAAAGCCAG AATTCTGCTTTGGAGAACAAAATAAGGGAGCTACAGGAGGCGCTGGACTATGATCGTGATCTACATCGAAGGCGTATGgttgaaaaagaggaagaaatagcaCAAGCCCAGCAGCAGGTACAAGCACAGTTGGAAGAATATGAGCATCTCTTAGATGTGAAACTGGCTCTAGATCTGGAAATAAATGCCTACAGAAAGATGCTGGAAGGAGAGGAACAGAG GCTAAAGCTGTCACCTAGTCCATCCTCACGCAGCACTGCAACTCAAGCAACAAGTCAAGAGCGACGGTTcctgcatgggaaaaaaaggaaaatgaaagcaaaaaagagGGAACACAGTCCTGGATTTAAGACTGTTCAGCATGCTTCATCTGCAGGAAATATATCTATTGAAGAAATTGATGCAGATGGGAAATTTGTCAGGCTTAAAAACAACTCTAATGAA GATCAGCCACTACATGGATGGGTGTTGAGAAGACATCTTGAAAGTGTATCAGATGTAACATACAAATTCCCTTCAAGGTTCACTCTTCAGGCAGGCCAAGTAGTTACG ATCTGGGGTGCAGCTGCTGGTGTAAGCCCAGGTCCTAGTGATCTGGTCTGGAAGT